In Mustela nigripes isolate SB6536 unplaced genomic scaffold, MUSNIG.SB6536 HiC_scaffold_148, whole genome shotgun sequence, the following are encoded in one genomic region:
- the LOC132008403 gene encoding olfactory receptor 4C11-like, protein MELNNSVNEFILFGLTQNVLKEKVVFVVFLFLYLATLMANLLIMMTIKYSRTLGSPMYFFLFYLSFSDACFSTTTAPRLIVDSVSEKKVISYNECMTQIFSVHFFGCMEILVLVLMSLDRYVAICKPLRYTTIMSHHVCGTMVNLAWVVSCIHSSAQIFLALKLPFCGPNVIDNYFCDMTPLLKLACMDTHLINLLVVFNSGAICMVSFIVLLTSYIFILHSLSNQSAEGRKKALSTCTSHIIVVILFFVPCIFTYNRPVTTFPVDKMVAVFYTIGTPLLNPLIYTLRNAEVKNAMRKLWCNKL, encoded by the coding sequence ATGGAGTTGAATAACAGTGTGAATGAGTTCATTCTGTTTGGGCTAACCCAGAATGTTCTGAAGGAGAAAGTCGTGTTTGTGGTCTTCTTGTTTCTATACCTTGCAACTCTGATGGCAAATTTACTGATTATGATGACCATAAAATACAGCCGGACACTTGGGAgtcccatgtacttcttccttttctacttatCCTTTTCTGATGCCTGTTTCTCAACAACCACTGCTCCTAGGTTGATAGTAGACTCTGTATCTGAGAAGAAAGTCATCTCCTACAATGAGTGCATGACCCAGATTTTTTCAGTTCACTTCTTTGGGTGCATGGAGATCTTGGTGCTAGTCCTCATGTCCCTAGATCGCTATGTGGCCATTTGTAAACCCCTGCGGTACACAACTATCATGAGCCACCATGTCTGTGGTACAATGGTGAATCTGGCCTGGGTGGTATCTTGTATCCATTCTTCTGCACAGATTTTCTTGGCTTTGAAACTACCATTCTGTGGACCCAATGTTATCGATAATTATTTCTGTGATATGACACCTTTGTTGAAACTTGCATGCATGGAcactcatttaattaatttacttgtAGTTTTTAATAGTGGGGCTATCTGCATGGTAAGTTTCATAGTCCTGCTTAcctcttatatttttatcttacatTCTCTGAGTAACCAGagtgcagaaggaagaaaaaaagcccTCTCTACCTGCACCTCCCACATTATCGTTGTCATCTTATTCTTTGTCCCATGTATATTCACTTATAATCGTCCTGTAACTACATTTCCAGTGGACAAGATGGTGGCTGTGTTTTACACTATTGGGACACCCTTGCTCAACCCTCTGATTTACACTCTGAGAAATGCAGAAGTGAAAAATGCCATGAGGAAGTTATGGTGCAACAAACTCTGA